One window of Streptomyces sp. FIT100 genomic DNA carries:
- a CDS encoding adenosylcobinamide-GDP ribazoletransferase: MRAVSSFKTPGPATGIRFAFGTLTVLPVQVTRWDRDAARAGMLCAPLAGLVVGLCAAAAGGALLLLGAGPLLAALASAAVPAVLTRGLHLDGLADTADGLGSGKPAEDALRIMKQSDIGPFGVITLVFVLLTQVAAAYELYGSGGWARGAVAVALAAVVARLALTLASRTGVPAARPDGLGATVASTVSPAAAATATLLTLAACAGAGALFGPYAAARHALAAVAALVAAHLLLRHCVRRFGGVTGDVFGAVAETAATTALVALTLG, translated from the coding sequence CTGCGCGCAGTGAGCTCCTTCAAGACACCCGGTCCTGCGACCGGCATACGGTTCGCCTTCGGCACCCTCACCGTGCTGCCCGTACAGGTCACCCGCTGGGACCGCGACGCGGCGCGCGCCGGCATGCTGTGCGCGCCCCTCGCCGGTCTCGTCGTCGGCCTCTGCGCGGCGGCCGCCGGCGGAGCGCTGCTCCTCCTGGGCGCGGGCCCGCTGCTCGCCGCGCTGGCCTCCGCCGCCGTACCGGCCGTGCTCACGCGCGGGCTCCATCTCGACGGACTCGCCGACACGGCGGACGGACTGGGCAGCGGCAAGCCCGCCGAGGACGCGCTGCGGATCATGAAGCAGTCGGACATCGGCCCGTTCGGCGTCATCACCCTGGTCTTCGTGCTGCTCACCCAGGTCGCCGCCGCGTACGAGCTGTACGGGAGCGGCGGCTGGGCGCGGGGCGCCGTCGCCGTGGCGCTCGCGGCCGTCGTCGCCCGCCTCGCGCTCACCCTCGCCTCCCGCACCGGTGTCCCCGCGGCCCGCCCCGACGGCCTGGGCGCGACGGTGGCCTCCACCGTGTCCCCCGCCGCGGCGGCGACCGCCACGCTCCTGACGCTGGCGGCGTGCGCCGGCGCGGGCGCGCTCTTCGGGCCGTACGCGGCGGCGCGGCACGCACTCGCCGCCGTGGCGGCGCTCGTCGCCGCCCACCTGCTGCTGCGCCACTGCGTGCGGCGCTTCGGCGGGGTGACGGGCGATGTGTTCGGCGCGGTGGCGGAGACCGCGGCGACGACGGCGCTCGTCGCGCTCACCCTGGGCTGA
- the cobT gene encoding nicotinate-nucleotide--dimethylbenzimidazole phosphoribosyltransferase has translation MSSLNLDDFSDLIERPDSGVRRDAEERRERLAVPPGALGRLDELGEWLSAAQGAVPVRPVEQPRVVLFAGDHGVAELGVSGRPAGSAHQLVRAVLDGASPLAVLARRMDVPVRIVDAGLDCDPELLPAEVVRHRVRRGSGRIDVEDALTAEEAEQAVRLGMAIADEEADSGTDLVVLGDLSVGGTTAAAALIAALCGTDASVVTGRGGVGIDDLAWMRKCAAIRDALRRARPVLGDQLQLLTVVGGADLAATTGFLLQAAVRRLPVILDGVVSAACALVAQRAAFRAPDWWLAGQVSGEPAQAKALDRMALNPLLDHGVTVGEGTGALLALPLVQASAAFAAELPELRADAEPEPDADAVAGAEPGADAETVAGTDSGAGADTAGD, from the coding sequence ATGAGCTCGCTGAATCTCGACGACTTCTCCGATCTGATCGAGCGCCCCGACAGTGGCGTGCGGCGCGATGCCGAGGAACGCCGCGAGCGCTTGGCCGTGCCGCCCGGCGCGCTCGGGCGGCTGGACGAGCTCGGGGAGTGGCTGTCGGCCGCCCAGGGCGCGGTGCCGGTGCGGCCGGTGGAGCAGCCGCGGGTGGTGCTGTTCGCCGGTGACCACGGCGTCGCCGAGCTGGGCGTGTCGGGCAGGCCCGCGGGGTCCGCGCACCAGCTGGTGCGGGCCGTGCTGGACGGCGCGAGCCCCCTCGCCGTGCTGGCCCGGCGGATGGACGTGCCCGTCCGGATCGTCGACGCGGGGCTGGACTGCGACCCGGAGCTGCTGCCGGCGGAGGTCGTACGCCACCGTGTGCGGCGCGGCAGCGGACGTATCGACGTCGAGGACGCCCTCACCGCCGAGGAGGCCGAGCAGGCCGTACGCCTCGGCATGGCGATCGCCGACGAGGAGGCGGACTCCGGCACCGATCTCGTCGTCCTCGGTGACCTGAGCGTCGGCGGCACCACGGCCGCCGCCGCCCTGATCGCCGCGCTGTGCGGGACGGACGCCTCGGTCGTGACCGGCCGTGGCGGCGTGGGCATCGACGATCTGGCGTGGATGCGCAAGTGCGCGGCGATCCGCGACGCGCTGCGCCGCGCCCGCCCCGTCCTGGGCGACCAGCTCCAGCTGCTCACGGTGGTCGGCGGCGCGGATCTCGCGGCGACGACGGGCTTCCTGCTCCAGGCCGCGGTGCGCAGGCTGCCGGTGATCCTGGACGGGGTCGTGTCGGCGGCCTGTGCGCTCGTCGCGCAGCGTGCCGCGTTCCGCGCGCCCGACTGGTGGCTGGCGGGCCAGGTGAGCGGTGAGCCGGCGCAGGCCAAGGCGCTGGACCGGATGGCGCTCAACCCGCTGCTGGACCACGGTGTCACGGTCGGCGAGGGCACCGGGGCGCTGCTCGCCCTCCCCCTCGTGCAGGCGTCCGCGGCGTTCGCGGCCGAACTGCCCGAGCTCCGGGCCGACGCCGAGCCCGAGCCCGACGCCGACGCGGTCGCCGGGGCCGAACCGGGCGCCGACGCCGAAACGGTCGCCGGGACCGATTCGGGCGCCGGGGCCGACACCGCCGGCGACTGA